In Zingiber officinale cultivar Zhangliang chromosome 3B, Zo_v1.1, whole genome shotgun sequence, a single window of DNA contains:
- the LOC122055357 gene encoding syntaxin-43-like isoform X1, whose protein sequence is MATRNRTPIYRKYRDALRNVRSPSPTPLSGPSTSSSSFSVGGGGAVIELVSASLLRPDRSYAPLSTEDPAGSSTGATMIGLPPAWVDVSEELAANMQRARTKMVELAKAHAKALMPSFGDGKEDQHAIELLSHEITDLLKKSEKRLQKLSSSDPSEDSTVRKNVQRSLATDLQNLSMEFRKKQSSYLKHLQHQQEGHDGFDLEMNRNGIGHKLEEDAFTDVGFSDVQISTLKKNEALTREREREIVQVVESVNELVQIMKDLSVLVIDQGTIVDRIDYNVQNVASSVEEGFKQLEKAERTQKKGGMVMCATVLILLCLIMLVLLILKTILF, encoded by the exons ATGGCGACCAGGAACCGGACGCCCATATACCGGAAGTACCGCGACGCCCTGCGCAACGTCCGATCCCCTTCCCCAACTCCGCTCTCCGGCCCGTcgacttcctcctcctccttctccgtCGGCGGCGGCGGGGCCGTGATCGAGCTGGTGAGCGCCTCGCTTCTCCGACCCGATCGCTCCTACGCGCCACTCAGCACCGAAGACCCTGCCGGATCCAG TACAGGTGCCACTATGATTGGTTTACCTCCAGCATGGGTGGATGTTTCTGAAGAATTAGCTGCAAACATGCAGCGTGCTCGGACAAAAATGGTAGAGTTAGCCAAGGCCCATGCGAAAGCATTGATGCCTTCTTTTGGGGATGGGAAAGAGGATCAACATGCCATTGAACTTCTAAGTCATGAAATAACAGATTTGTTGAAGAAGTCTGAGAAGAGACTACAAAAACTTTCCTCCAGTGATCCTTCTGAAGATTCAACTGTCCGGAAAAATGTTCAG CGGTCTCTTGCAACTGACCTCCAAAACCTCTCGATGGAGTTCAGAAAGAAACAGTCTTCTTATTTAAAACATCTCCAACATCAGCAGGAG GGACACGATGGTTttgatttggagatgaatcgtAATGGAATTGGACACAAGTTAGAAGAAGATGCCTTTACTGATGTG GGTTTTAGTGATGTTCAAATTTCCACACTGAAGAAAAATGAAGCATTGACAAGAGAGAGGGAAAGGGAGATTGTCCAG GTTGTAGAATCAGTGAATGAACTTGTTCAGATCATGAAAGATCTCTCAGTCCTTGTCATAGATCAA GGAACCATAGTTGACCGGATTGATTACAATGTACAGAATGTTGCAAGTTCAGTGGAAGAGGGCTTTAAACAGTTAGAGAAG GCAGAGAGAACGCAGAAAAAAGGTGGAATGGTCATGTGTGCCACTGTGCTAATTTTATTATGCCTCATCATGCTTGTCCTCTTGATCCTGAAAACCATACTCTTCTGA
- the LOC122055357 gene encoding syntaxin-43-like isoform X2 — protein sequence MQLAYCSTGATMIGLPPAWVDVSEELAANMQRARTKMVELAKAHAKALMPSFGDGKEDQHAIELLSHEITDLLKKSEKRLQKLSSSDPSEDSTVRKNVQRSLATDLQNLSMEFRKKQSSYLKHLQHQQEGHDGFDLEMNRNGIGHKLEEDAFTDVGFSDVQISTLKKNEALTREREREIVQVVESVNELVQIMKDLSVLVIDQGTIVDRIDYNVQNVASSVEEGFKQLEKAERTQKKGGMVMCATVLILLCLIMLVLLILKTILF from the exons ATGCAGTTAGCTTATTGCAGTACAGGTGCCACTATGATTGGTTTACCTCCAGCATGGGTGGATGTTTCTGAAGAATTAGCTGCAAACATGCAGCGTGCTCGGACAAAAATGGTAGAGTTAGCCAAGGCCCATGCGAAAGCATTGATGCCTTCTTTTGGGGATGGGAAAGAGGATCAACATGCCATTGAACTTCTAAGTCATGAAATAACAGATTTGTTGAAGAAGTCTGAGAAGAGACTACAAAAACTTTCCTCCAGTGATCCTTCTGAAGATTCAACTGTCCGGAAAAATGTTCAG CGGTCTCTTGCAACTGACCTCCAAAACCTCTCGATGGAGTTCAGAAAGAAACAGTCTTCTTATTTAAAACATCTCCAACATCAGCAGGAG GGACACGATGGTTttgatttggagatgaatcgtAATGGAATTGGACACAAGTTAGAAGAAGATGCCTTTACTGATGTG GGTTTTAGTGATGTTCAAATTTCCACACTGAAGAAAAATGAAGCATTGACAAGAGAGAGGGAAAGGGAGATTGTCCAG GTTGTAGAATCAGTGAATGAACTTGTTCAGATCATGAAAGATCTCTCAGTCCTTGTCATAGATCAA GGAACCATAGTTGACCGGATTGATTACAATGTACAGAATGTTGCAAGTTCAGTGGAAGAGGGCTTTAAACAGTTAGAGAAG GCAGAGAGAACGCAGAAAAAAGGTGGAATGGTCATGTGTGCCACTGTGCTAATTTTATTATGCCTCATCATGCTTGTCCTCTTGATCCTGAAAACCATACTCTTCTGA
- the LOC122055355 gene encoding growth-regulating factor 5-like isoform X3: MGELKGASFSLESSLPLGLSGFPMNTSAAAAGFGARPPFTAAQWQELEHQALIYKYLTAGVPVPPELLIPIRRSFEALPGRYWHHPALAYCSYYGKKLDPEPGRCRRTDGKKWRCSKDAHPDSKYCERHMHRGRNRSRKPVESQSQPASQLQSSSTTVTAASSSGAGGSGGGNSQSINPQHSVASHVNAQSLCLGGSSLTQLSMDTGPYVNSCRYFSGVKPGVDEHSFFLETTGNARSLVLDSVDSSWCLTPSRVSSFPLLKTREPSSLLQSSYPQLQSLQDNIGQVAGSSTSRQQQQQQQQQQQSFMSSEFGSTEPKHESQFLRPFFDEWPKARDSWSDIEEDKSNRTSFSTTQLSMSFPMASSSDFSTTSSRSPNDD, translated from the exons ATGGGTGAGCTCAAAGGCGCCTCCTTTTCCTTGGAATCGTCTCTCCCTCTCGGCCTTTCGGGTTTTCCGATGAACAcctcggcggcggcggcggggtTCGGGGCGCGGCCTCCCTTCACGGCGGCGCAGTGGCAAGAGCTGGAGCACCAGGCGTTGATCTACAAGTACCTGACGGCCGGGGTGCCCGTGCCGCCCGAGCTCTTGATTCCTATCCGGAGGAGCTTCGAAGCCCTACCTGGTCGATACTGGCACCATCCTGCTC TAGCTTACTGTTCCTACTACGGAAAGAAGCTGGACCCTGAGCCAGGGCGGTGCCGGCGAACCGATGGGAAGAAGTGGCGCTGTTCCAAGGACGCTCACCCTGACTCCAAGTATTGTGAGCGTCACATGCATCGCGGCCGCAACCGTTCAAGAAAGCCTGTGGAATCACAATCACAACCTGCCTCCCAACTGCAGTCATCTTCAACAACAGTCACCGCTGCGAGCAGCAGTGGTGCTGGTGGTAGTGGTGGGGGAAACTCGCAGAGCATAAATCCCCAGCATTCTGTTGCGAGTCATGTCAATGCCCAAAGCTTGTGCCTTGGTGGCTCCAGCTTGACTCAGCTGTCCATGGACACTGGTCCTTATGTTAACAG TTGCAGGTACTTCTCTGGCGTTAAACCTGGTGTGGATGAACACAGTTTCTTCTTAGAAACTACTGGAAACGCAAGGAGCCTCGTTCTGGATTCAGTCGACAGTTCATGGTGCTTGACACCTTCACGAGTTTCTTCGTTTCCCCTGTTGAAAACTAGAGAACCTTCTTCTCTCCTCCAGAGCTCTTACCCTCAGCTTCAGTCACTTCAAGATAATATCGGCCAGGTTGCTGGCAGTTCAACTTCAagacagcagcagcagcagcagcagcagcagcagcaatcTTTCATGAGTAGTGAGTTTGGTTCGACGGAGCCGAAGCACGAAAGCCAATTCCTCCGGCCTTTCTTTGACGAGTGGCCGAAAGCAAGAGACTCATGGTCCGACATCGAGGAAGACAAATCCAACCGCACATCCTTCTCGACCACTCAGCTCTCGATGTCCTTTCCCATGGCTTCCTCCTCTGATTTCTCTACTACCTCTTCCAGGTCACCCAACG atgattga
- the LOC122055355 gene encoding growth-regulating factor 5-like isoform X1, producing MGELKGASFSLESSLPLGLSGFPMNTSAAAAGFGARPPFTAAQWQELEHQALIYKYLTAGVPVPPELLIPIRRSFEALPGRYWHHPALAYCSYYGKKLDPEPGRCRRTDGKKWRCSKDAHPDSKYCERHMHRGRNRSRKPVESQSQPASQLQSSSTTVTAASSSGAGGSGGGNSQSINPQHSVASHVNAQSLCLGGSSLTQLSMDTGPYVNSCRYFSGVKPGVDEHSFFLETTGNARSLVLDSVDSSWCLTPSRVSSFPLLKTREPSSLLQSSYPQLQSLQDNIGQVAGSSTSRQQQQQQQQQQQSFMSSEFGSTEPKHESQFLRPFFDEWPKARDSWSDIEEDKSNRTSFSTTQLSMSFPMASSSDFSTTSSRSPNGESVLEIL from the exons ATGGGTGAGCTCAAAGGCGCCTCCTTTTCCTTGGAATCGTCTCTCCCTCTCGGCCTTTCGGGTTTTCCGATGAACAcctcggcggcggcggcggggtTCGGGGCGCGGCCTCCCTTCACGGCGGCGCAGTGGCAAGAGCTGGAGCACCAGGCGTTGATCTACAAGTACCTGACGGCCGGGGTGCCCGTGCCGCCCGAGCTCTTGATTCCTATCCGGAGGAGCTTCGAAGCCCTACCTGGTCGATACTGGCACCATCCTGCTC TAGCTTACTGTTCCTACTACGGAAAGAAGCTGGACCCTGAGCCAGGGCGGTGCCGGCGAACCGATGGGAAGAAGTGGCGCTGTTCCAAGGACGCTCACCCTGACTCCAAGTATTGTGAGCGTCACATGCATCGCGGCCGCAACCGTTCAAGAAAGCCTGTGGAATCACAATCACAACCTGCCTCCCAACTGCAGTCATCTTCAACAACAGTCACCGCTGCGAGCAGCAGTGGTGCTGGTGGTAGTGGTGGGGGAAACTCGCAGAGCATAAATCCCCAGCATTCTGTTGCGAGTCATGTCAATGCCCAAAGCTTGTGCCTTGGTGGCTCCAGCTTGACTCAGCTGTCCATGGACACTGGTCCTTATGTTAACAG TTGCAGGTACTTCTCTGGCGTTAAACCTGGTGTGGATGAACACAGTTTCTTCTTAGAAACTACTGGAAACGCAAGGAGCCTCGTTCTGGATTCAGTCGACAGTTCATGGTGCTTGACACCTTCACGAGTTTCTTCGTTTCCCCTGTTGAAAACTAGAGAACCTTCTTCTCTCCTCCAGAGCTCTTACCCTCAGCTTCAGTCACTTCAAGATAATATCGGCCAGGTTGCTGGCAGTTCAACTTCAagacagcagcagcagcagcagcagcagcagcagcaatcTTTCATGAGTAGTGAGTTTGGTTCGACGGAGCCGAAGCACGAAAGCCAATTCCTCCGGCCTTTCTTTGACGAGTGGCCGAAAGCAAGAGACTCATGGTCCGACATCGAGGAAGACAAATCCAACCGCACATCCTTCTCGACCACTCAGCTCTCGATGTCCTTTCCCATGGCTTCCTCCTCTGATTTCTCTACTACCTCTTCCAGGTCACCCAACGGTGAGTCTGTTCTTGAGATTCTTTGA
- the LOC122055355 gene encoding growth-regulating factor 5-like isoform X4 — protein MGELKGASFSLESSLPLGLSGFPMNTSAAAAGFGARPPFTAAQWQELEHQALIYKYLTAGVPVPPELLIPIRRSFEALPGRYWHHPALAYCSYYGKKLDPEPGRCRRTDGKKWRCSKDAHPDSKYCERHMHRGRNRSRKPVESQSQPASQLQSSSTTVTAASSSGAGGSGGGNSQSINPQHSVASHVNAQSLCLGGSSLTQLSMDTGPYVNRYFSGVKPGVDEHSFFLETTGNARSLVLDSVDSSWCLTPSRVSSFPLLKTREPSSLLQSSYPQLQSLQDNIGQVAGSSTSRQQQQQQQQQQQSFMSSEFGSTEPKHESQFLRPFFDEWPKARDSWSDIEEDKSNRTSFSTTQLSMSFPMASSSDFSTTSSRSPNDD, from the exons ATGGGTGAGCTCAAAGGCGCCTCCTTTTCCTTGGAATCGTCTCTCCCTCTCGGCCTTTCGGGTTTTCCGATGAACAcctcggcggcggcggcggggtTCGGGGCGCGGCCTCCCTTCACGGCGGCGCAGTGGCAAGAGCTGGAGCACCAGGCGTTGATCTACAAGTACCTGACGGCCGGGGTGCCCGTGCCGCCCGAGCTCTTGATTCCTATCCGGAGGAGCTTCGAAGCCCTACCTGGTCGATACTGGCACCATCCTGCTC TAGCTTACTGTTCCTACTACGGAAAGAAGCTGGACCCTGAGCCAGGGCGGTGCCGGCGAACCGATGGGAAGAAGTGGCGCTGTTCCAAGGACGCTCACCCTGACTCCAAGTATTGTGAGCGTCACATGCATCGCGGCCGCAACCGTTCAAGAAAGCCTGTGGAATCACAATCACAACCTGCCTCCCAACTGCAGTCATCTTCAACAACAGTCACCGCTGCGAGCAGCAGTGGTGCTGGTGGTAGTGGTGGGGGAAACTCGCAGAGCATAAATCCCCAGCATTCTGTTGCGAGTCATGTCAATGCCCAAAGCTTGTGCCTTGGTGGCTCCAGCTTGACTCAGCTGTCCATGGACACTGGTCCTTATGTTAACAG GTACTTCTCTGGCGTTAAACCTGGTGTGGATGAACACAGTTTCTTCTTAGAAACTACTGGAAACGCAAGGAGCCTCGTTCTGGATTCAGTCGACAGTTCATGGTGCTTGACACCTTCACGAGTTTCTTCGTTTCCCCTGTTGAAAACTAGAGAACCTTCTTCTCTCCTCCAGAGCTCTTACCCTCAGCTTCAGTCACTTCAAGATAATATCGGCCAGGTTGCTGGCAGTTCAACTTCAagacagcagcagcagcagcagcagcagcagcagcaatcTTTCATGAGTAGTGAGTTTGGTTCGACGGAGCCGAAGCACGAAAGCCAATTCCTCCGGCCTTTCTTTGACGAGTGGCCGAAAGCAAGAGACTCATGGTCCGACATCGAGGAAGACAAATCCAACCGCACATCCTTCTCGACCACTCAGCTCTCGATGTCCTTTCCCATGGCTTCCTCCTCTGATTTCTCTACTACCTCTTCCAGGTCACCCAACG atgattga
- the LOC122055355 gene encoding growth-regulating factor 5-like isoform X2: MGELKGASFSLESSLPLGLSGFPMNTSAAAAGFGARPPFTAAQWQELEHQALIYKYLTAGVPVPPELLIPIRRSFEALPGRYWHHPALAYCSYYGKKLDPEPGRCRRTDGKKWRCSKDAHPDSKYCERHMHRGRNRSRKPVESQSQPASQLQSSSTTVTAASSSGAGGSGGGNSQSINPQHSVASHVNAQSLCLGGSSLTQLSMDTGPYVNRYFSGVKPGVDEHSFFLETTGNARSLVLDSVDSSWCLTPSRVSSFPLLKTREPSSLLQSSYPQLQSLQDNIGQVAGSSTSRQQQQQQQQQQQSFMSSEFGSTEPKHESQFLRPFFDEWPKARDSWSDIEEDKSNRTSFSTTQLSMSFPMASSSDFSTTSSRSPNGESVLEIL; encoded by the exons ATGGGTGAGCTCAAAGGCGCCTCCTTTTCCTTGGAATCGTCTCTCCCTCTCGGCCTTTCGGGTTTTCCGATGAACAcctcggcggcggcggcggggtTCGGGGCGCGGCCTCCCTTCACGGCGGCGCAGTGGCAAGAGCTGGAGCACCAGGCGTTGATCTACAAGTACCTGACGGCCGGGGTGCCCGTGCCGCCCGAGCTCTTGATTCCTATCCGGAGGAGCTTCGAAGCCCTACCTGGTCGATACTGGCACCATCCTGCTC TAGCTTACTGTTCCTACTACGGAAAGAAGCTGGACCCTGAGCCAGGGCGGTGCCGGCGAACCGATGGGAAGAAGTGGCGCTGTTCCAAGGACGCTCACCCTGACTCCAAGTATTGTGAGCGTCACATGCATCGCGGCCGCAACCGTTCAAGAAAGCCTGTGGAATCACAATCACAACCTGCCTCCCAACTGCAGTCATCTTCAACAACAGTCACCGCTGCGAGCAGCAGTGGTGCTGGTGGTAGTGGTGGGGGAAACTCGCAGAGCATAAATCCCCAGCATTCTGTTGCGAGTCATGTCAATGCCCAAAGCTTGTGCCTTGGTGGCTCCAGCTTGACTCAGCTGTCCATGGACACTGGTCCTTATGTTAACAG GTACTTCTCTGGCGTTAAACCTGGTGTGGATGAACACAGTTTCTTCTTAGAAACTACTGGAAACGCAAGGAGCCTCGTTCTGGATTCAGTCGACAGTTCATGGTGCTTGACACCTTCACGAGTTTCTTCGTTTCCCCTGTTGAAAACTAGAGAACCTTCTTCTCTCCTCCAGAGCTCTTACCCTCAGCTTCAGTCACTTCAAGATAATATCGGCCAGGTTGCTGGCAGTTCAACTTCAagacagcagcagcagcagcagcagcagcagcagcaatcTTTCATGAGTAGTGAGTTTGGTTCGACGGAGCCGAAGCACGAAAGCCAATTCCTCCGGCCTTTCTTTGACGAGTGGCCGAAAGCAAGAGACTCATGGTCCGACATCGAGGAAGACAAATCCAACCGCACATCCTTCTCGACCACTCAGCTCTCGATGTCCTTTCCCATGGCTTCCTCCTCTGATTTCTCTACTACCTCTTCCAGGTCACCCAACGGTGAGTCTGTTCTTGAGATTCTTTGA
- the LOC122055359 gene encoding 60S ribosomal protein L13-2-like, giving the protein MVKHNNVVPNSHFRKHWQNYVKTWFDQPARKTRRRLARQKKAAKIFPRPTAGPLRPVVQCPTLKYNMKSRAGRGFTLEELKAAGISKKLAPTIGIAVDHRRKNRSLEGLQANVQRLKTYKAKLVIFPRRPHKFKAGDSTAEELATATQVEGPILPILRQKPQSVELVKVTDEMKSFNAYAKLRVERMNQRQVGARLKKAAEAEKEEKK; this is encoded by the exons ATGGTGAAGCATAACAATGTTGTGCCTAACAGCCATTTCAGGAAGCATTGGCAGAACTATGTAAAGACTTGGTTCGACCAGCCCGCTCGGAAAACTAGGAGACGCCTTG CTCGGCAGAAGAAAGCTGCCAAAATTTTCCCGCGTCCAACTGCTGGCCCCCTCCGTCCTGTAGTGCAATGCCCTACACTAAAATACAATATGAAATCAAGAGCCGGTAGGGGTTTTACCCTCGAAGAActgaag GCTGCTGGCATTTCCAAGAAGCTCGCACCAACTATTGGCATTGCAGTTGATCATAGGCGAAAAAATCGATCCCTGGAGGGTCTCCAAGCAAATGTGCAAAGGCTGAAAACATACAAAGCCAAGCTTGTCATCTTCCCAAGGCGCCCACACAAATTCAAG GCTGGAGACTCCACTGCAGAGGAACTGGCAACCGCTACCCAAGTTGAAGGTCCAATCCTCCCTATCCTTCGTCAGAAGCCGCAATCCGTTGAGCTTGTTAAAGTCACTGATGAAATGAAATCGTTCAACGCCTATGCCAAGCTTCGTGTTGAGCGGATGAACCAGCGGCAGGTTGGCGCAAGGCTGAAGAAGGCAGCGGAAGccgaaaaggaagagaagaaataA
- the LOC122055360 gene encoding uncharacterized protein LOC122055360, translating to MGLFRRIAGFFGLSREDEEEGVDIRRAKGEGSGGADDGAGPPARTAAGGFGVQVPVAVERPNLGSVLVPCDPGEGGIQGFRWYARRLRMDEDGDVADEFLSEVKTEMLPMENQMTPPKLQAKYNTRSTAMAMRKQVIVADGNIHQSLEYQGRLQWV from the exons ATGGGACTCTTCCGACGGATCGCCGGCTTTTTCGGCCTGTCGCGAGAAGACGAGGAGGAAGGGGTGGACATCCGGCGCGCAAAAGGAGAAGGCAGCGGCGGCGCGGACGACGGCGCCGGCCCACCGGCCCGAACCGCCGCTGGAGGGTTCGGCGTGCAGGTACCGGTCGCCGTCGAGCGCCCCAACCTCGGTTCCGTCCTTGTTCCTTGCGATCCAGGCGAAGGCGGAATCCAG GGTTTCAGGTGGTACGCAAGAAGACTGCGCATGGATGAAGATGGAGATGTGGCAGACGAGTTCTTGAGCGAAGTCAAAACTGAGATGCTTCCCATGGAGAACCAAATGACTCCACCTAAGTTGCAGGCAAAGTACAACACTCGGTCTACTGCCATGGCCATGAGAAAACAGGTCATTGTCGCTGATGGGAACATACATCAAAGCTTGGAGTACCAAGGAAGATTGCAGTGGGTGTGA
- the LOC122055362 gene encoding agamous-like MADS-box protein AGL19 isoform X1, which yields MIFIFWIYLFILLSPKELFFPILLFFTFFHYSPASLARFILLSDSNRTTRKEKGDQIGDGEGEDGDEEDRERREPAGDLLQAPERPHQEGLRDLHSLRRRGGSHRLLQPRPPLRVRQLQVLTSSSSSSIEKTTDRYLIRTKNVNIKPSATSHNTQLEATNVMKKITLIESHRRKLLGENLGSCSEEELQELGNQLEESLSQIRKRKVFSTAINFIPSHTQLIANLKEKERGLLNENSVLREKLNGGRMLQFSTAEVTQEDQDAAGITEVETELTIGRPGTRDTSRACSCSNLVQ from the exons atgatatttattttttggatttatttatttattctactCTCTCCAAAAGAATTATTCTTCCCGATCCttcttttttttactttcttcCATTATTCTCCAGCATCTCTAGCACGTTTTATTCTCTTATCAGACTCAAATCGCACTACGCGGAAGGAGAAAGGGGATCAGATCGGCGATGGTGAGGGGGAAGACGGAGATGAGGAGGATCGAGAACGCCGCGAGCCGGCAGGTGACCTTCTCCAAGCGCCGGAACGGCCTCATCAAGAAGGCCTACGAGATCTCCATTCTCTGCGACGCCGAGGTGGCTCTCATCGTCTTCTCCAGCCGCGGCCGCCGCTACGAGTTCGCCAGCTCCAGGTTttaacctcttcttcctcttcctc CATTGAAAAGACAACGGATCGCTACCTAATACGCACAAAAAATGTGAACATCAAACCGAGTGCAACAAGTCATAATACGCAG CTTGAAGCCACAAATGTCATGAAGAAGATCACGCTTATCGAATCCCATAGAAGGAAGCTGTTGGGTGAAAACTTGGGATCTTGCtcagaagaggaactgcaagaacTTGGGAACCAATTAGAGGAAAGCCTCAGCCAAATTaggaaaagaaaagtattttctACTGCGATCAACTTCATTCCTTCTCATACTCAGCTG ATTGCAAACCTCAAGGAAAAG GAGAGGGGCCTTCTGAATGAAAATAGTGTATTAAGAGAAAAG TTGAATGGAGGGAGGATGCTACAATTTAGTACTGCAGAAGTCACACAGGAAGATCAGGATGCTGCAGGAATCACAGAGGTAGAGACCGAGCTGACGATAGGGAGGCCAGGAACTCGCGACACGAGCCGTGCGTGCTCATGTTCAAATCTTGTTCAATAA
- the LOC122055362 gene encoding MADS-box protein SOC1-like isoform X2: protein MIFIFWIYLFILLSPKELFFPILLFFTFFHYSPASLARFILLSDSNRTTRKEKGDQIGDGEGEDGDEEDRERREPAGDLLQAPERPHQEGLRDLHSLRRRGGSHRLLQPRPPLRVRQLQVLTSSSSSSIEKTTDRYLIRTKNVNIKPSATSHNTQLEATNVMKKITLIESHRRKLLGENLGSCSEEELQELGNQLEESLSQIRKRKQSIQFEQIANLKEKERGLLNENSVLREKLNGGRMLQFSTAEVTQEDQDAAGITEVETELTIGRPGTRDTSRACSCSNLVQ from the exons atgatatttattttttggatttatttatttattctactCTCTCCAAAAGAATTATTCTTCCCGATCCttcttttttttactttcttcCATTATTCTCCAGCATCTCTAGCACGTTTTATTCTCTTATCAGACTCAAATCGCACTACGCGGAAGGAGAAAGGGGATCAGATCGGCGATGGTGAGGGGGAAGACGGAGATGAGGAGGATCGAGAACGCCGCGAGCCGGCAGGTGACCTTCTCCAAGCGCCGGAACGGCCTCATCAAGAAGGCCTACGAGATCTCCATTCTCTGCGACGCCGAGGTGGCTCTCATCGTCTTCTCCAGCCGCGGCCGCCGCTACGAGTTCGCCAGCTCCAGGTTttaacctcttcttcctcttcctc CATTGAAAAGACAACGGATCGCTACCTAATACGCACAAAAAATGTGAACATCAAACCGAGTGCAACAAGTCATAATACGCAG CTTGAAGCCACAAATGTCATGAAGAAGATCACGCTTATCGAATCCCATAGAAGGAAGCTGTTGGGTGAAAACTTGGGATCTTGCtcagaagaggaactgcaagaacTTGGGAACCAATTAGAGGAAAGCCTCAGCCAAATTaggaaaagaaaa cAATCCATACAATTTGAACAGATTGCAAACCTCAAGGAAAAG GAGAGGGGCCTTCTGAATGAAAATAGTGTATTAAGAGAAAAG TTGAATGGAGGGAGGATGCTACAATTTAGTACTGCAGAAGTCACACAGGAAGATCAGGATGCTGCAGGAATCACAGAGGTAGAGACCGAGCTGACGATAGGGAGGCCAGGAACTCGCGACACGAGCCGTGCGTGCTCATGTTCAAATCTTGTTCAATAA